ATTTTACAATTGCAACCTACAACAAGAAATACTCTACTAAGTACACACTTGTTTACACTTTCGTCTTGTTATGTAGGTCCTTGAATAAAAACAGTCTACGTACTTTTCCCTCCCTGGAAAATCTCATTGATCTTCGTTCTATGTAAGTTAGTAATTTATACACAGTAGGCGTGACAACACACAAATTAAGTACTTACACACGTTGGCAAATTAATCATCATTAATTGCACAAATACAGATCAATTAACGAGAATCAGATAGCAGAAATTCCTGAGGATGCTTTTCGAGACACGAATATGATTCAAACAGTGTAAGTGCATGTCTACTGTGTGCAGAAAATGCTTTATGTAGCGGATGGCGTGGCAATAATCAATCTTTCCATCACAGATCGTTTGAGAACAATCTGATAACGTCACTAACGGGGAGTGTCCTTGCCAACAAGTGCAATCTAATTACAGTGTAAGcataaataaaataataacAACAACCAACAACATTACGTCGCTATTATTATCTTTCAGTTTATCTTTATAGCCTTCATTTAATTGTGCGTACAATTACACTGTCTTCGTTTTCTTACAGTGATTTCAGTCATAATGGTATTACACTCGTGGAAGACACTGTGTTTGAAGGAACACCTATCAAAAACATGTAAGTACACTTGTACTGAACCTGCATGGTGATATAATTAGCGTAATGTGATgccccagaggaggtatgacatccgcgtgtcaaaggaaacgttttagacacacattccttaggtcaaagttcgaaatgtgtgtgtttaaGACACGCGGATGACACGcgacgcggatgtcgtacctcctctggtgatgccctataaattatagcctTCATTTATTTTGTgttcatacataattactgaAGCTTATAAATATAACAATGGTACGCTTACTGAATGAGCCACTGTATTTTTTTAATGCAGGGATTTTGCGTATACTGAGATCACGAGTATTCCAGTCACAACAAGTATTCGAGCACATCTTCAAGATCTGGATGTGAGAGGAAGTAGACAACTCAAAGACATCGATTTTTTTGTGGATGAACCAGAATTTCAGAACCAAACATTTCCATTCCTCAAAAAAGTTGAATTACCGTACCATGCTCAGTGTTGTCATTTAATGCGAGGAGAGCACAAACAATTTGTCTTTGGATTCAATCGTGCGAAACGTGCAGCTGGTTCATTGCTCCAAAGAATTGGCTCACATTTGTTGAAAAAGTTTGCAGGCAGTCAGTCTGTAACGAAACGGATAATTCGACGTTCAACTGGCGCTCCAATGTACACATGCCTGAATGTGACAAGTCAGCAGTGTATCGATGATATCAGTGCTGTTAATGTCTCAGACTCTGAAAAGGTGTCTGTTATCAGTCAAGAAGAATTTTGTAATATCTCCCAGCTCCCTTGTCTAACGTGTGTGCAGAATGTCTGCGAAATTAACTGTACAAACACAAACGCAACTTTAGACTCATCAGGAATGAACACAACTGTCCTTTGCATTTCTAGTCCATCCTCAATCGTTGTAGACATATCTCCAACCCAAAGCAGCTCATATTCAACTCAAATGGCACCTGTGTCTACCTTACACGTCACTTCTGACACCTTACACGTCACTTCTACGTCATCATCTCAATATGGCATCTCACCGTCTCCTGCGAGCACACCCAGCTGTCTTAGTAGACCCTCGATAAGTACCACTATTGTGACCTGTACTCCGTCCCCCACACCTTCAGCCACCCCGGATCCACCGCTTCCTTGCGATAGCAACTACTGTACCGAAAGTcctgatgtacatgtaaacgtTAGAGATTTGTGTACTGAATGCAAAAACACTCGATGCAACCTATCTCATGTTGCTGATTCATTCTGCAATGCCTTTAATAGAAGTATCTGTGATTGTAATACTAGGGAAAAAAGAGATGCAGTTGCTCTAACTAGAATAAAAAGGGACACTGAAACTGATGATAATTGCCCCGAGGTTTCGGTTATTTGTTCCAATTGCACTGCAATTGAAAATCTACCAAGCGACTGGTTTAAACTTTCCAACAATTCCCAGCTTGTTTGTATGCTTCAGATCTCTAATGATACCATGTCCACTACTACAGAAGCTACTACGACAAATTCAGTGGATCCCACCACCCAATTTCGTTGCAACATTCGGGATATTAGTATCCTATCACCATTTGCGAATACTACATGCTCACCCTCACCTGATGCTTTTAATCCGTGCGTAGATCTTCTGAATGAAGACAATAGTCTCCGAATTGCCATATGGTTTGTAATTATCATTGCTCTGCTTGGAAACCTCCTGGTCATTTTTGTTTTCATTTTCTACACTTTAATCATCCGCCGTGCTAAAATGGACTTTTTTGTTATGCATTTCTTCTATTTTAATCTTGCTCTTGCAGACTTCCTGATGTGCATCTACTTGATGGCTATTGCGATTGAGGACTTGCTCACTCTCGGAGAGTTCAGTGCTCACGATATCAAATGGAGGACAGAGGGTGGTTGTCAATTTGCCGGTTTTGTTGCCATTCTTTCAACTGTTGTATCTGTCTATGTGCTCACTGTCATCACATTGGAGAGAGGTTACACAATCATCAACGCTATGCATAAAAGAAAAATCTCAAAGGGAGTTGCTGCCATTTTGATGGTAATTGGATGGGCTTTGGGATTCTTAATAGCCATTTTGCCTGTGACGGGTGAAGTAAGTGACTACGGATCCGTCTCAATATGTTTACCGTTTAGAGCGACGTCTCCTCTTGATCAATCGTACGTTGTGTTTCTCTTGGCTGCTACGGGTCTGGCATTTATAGTCATTGCATTGACTTACATTTTCATCTTCAGCCACATTTTCTGTAAGAGATCCTCTTTGTCACGCAGTTCCACTAGCAGGCGAAAGACGGAAATCAAAGTGGCTATTCGAATGTTTGTACTGGTTTTCACAAATTTTGTTTGCTGGTTTCCGATCGCTCTGGTCGGTTTGGCATCTGTGTTTGGAGATGGTATCGTTGACGATATAAATTTTGCAAAATGGGCCATCGTTTTTATCTTTCCGATAAATTCTTGTCTCAATCCAATTTTGTATAGTCTCTCCACTAAAGCCTTCCGAGAGAATTTGATTCTTGTGCTCAGCAAAATGAAAATGTTTGAAGGCACTGCTCATGATATTGCTCGATCGAGAGCAGGTATCACGCCCTCGACTACTAGTGACGGCAGAAGTGTACCAGGACTTAGATCAACATTCATCGCGCGAATGCGACTATCAATATCATCTCAAGGTGGTTTAATGCCGAGTGGCCGTCGTGATAGTAACTTGAGTCAGATATCAGATCCGGAACCTTTTAGAATTTCTCTGCTTGGCAGGAGACGGCGGAGTAGTGTCATGAGCGATAGTTCCAACGATGACTCGCTGAATGGGCGAAATAACATCCGCAGAGGAAGCTCTGGAACATCACTTGATGACACAATTGTAAACCCAAATTTCCGATCTAGTTCACCAGTTAACTTGACTCCAAGCGAAAACGCTAATTTAAGAGTTCTTCGTGCTGGCAACAAAATAAGTGTGTCGAGTCTGGACACCCTCCCCGAGGAAAACGAACTCGTAATGCCGACAACGTTACACGAGTCTAACATTATCAAACTGAATCCTGCCTACATTGAAGAAGATGATACTGATAGTGGAACAATGCCTGATCAGATCCGACTTGAGATCACTCAGGATGACTCTCAGCAATGTCCGCAGCACCAAATACGGGCCGACATACCCCATTCCGAAAACGACAGTGGACACAGTGGAAATTACTCCAATTCACCGAGTGTAGAAGAATTTGATGCCGAACACCATAAGGAAATTGTTCACAAAGAAATAGACTTTGATTAAATCCCCATCTATGTTTTTATATGTCCTCCCCTCCCTTGATTTTAATTACAATACTAATTTTTGGCTCAATTAATTTATACTTTTCATTCATTCTCTCAATTTTAAAATcaacaatacatgcatgtataattataattccttGCACTGTACACCCTCTCAATCTCAGACAATGAATGACGATTTGATTAAAATTGAATTTAATTATCATGTGATGAGACGGTGAATAAAAAGTATGCCATGTGACTGAGTATGAGAGTACGTTATACATGGGATTAGATAGTGACGTGAAATAAGTCAGCAAAATCTGGAGCTCTAGAAATAACGTGTTCGAACTCAGTGTAGGTCAATCTGTGGGTTTTTGCAATATCCGACTCTTGCATCACACCCGACACTATCTCGTACAGCTCATCTTCATTCACAGaatcacctgcatgcatgagcaatCGAACATTATGTGCATACATacttattatacagtatatgcaCGCGTGGAATTCTTAGTTTTTGAAATTGAACACAAATTATGGGCTCACAAtagacaataaaattataagcaAATTTCTGGGCGGTTTGTGACTGTCCTGTActtaaggccactccaagtgatactctggtttctggtccaccgcccgcatcagattttattcttggatttctatctcattattggatttctatcccattatttctactacgcatgcgcataatggtccatgcggtacaaaatagtgtgttcatttgcaaaataatgagattcataaggtgaaattaataatgacataatgagaaaagccgcccgcccgcatgcaattagaaaaacttcaggaccagaaaccagagtgtcacttggagtggcctaatatAATAATCAAGAGGAAAACAACAACTTTGGAGGTCATACTATAAGAGTTGGGTATAAATACTATCTCACCTGCCAAATTGCGAACAATTTGCTTTATGTCTGCTTTGCAGATGGCAGCATCTCCATTGTAATCAAATATCCTGAATGCGTAGGCAGCTTTCAGTTCCCATGGAGCATGTGAACTCAGAACAGAGAACATATCAAGAAAGTCCTCAAAGTGGATGCCATGCCCATCAGTACTGAACACCTGACAAATACGGTCCTTGAACGGATTCTCTCGTAGTTCTGGTAGAGACTGCATTTGAGCAAAAGTTAGTCGAGTTGAGACGTCAGCAATTCGCGGGTTGATTCTGCCTGGATCTAGTTTACTGAAACGCTTGTACAATCGCAAAATATCCTTTTGATTAAAGTAAGTGCACTGTGCATACTGGTTatattgatcttgctcgaaaACACTTTGACTTTGACCCATTCCAACCTGCATAGAGTAATTGATAAAAAGAAAACTTGTATATTCAATATTCACCTTTGTTATACGTTATTGGGCTTCTTGATAGCGCTTTCTTTTGGGTTGCAGCGGAGAGAAGAAGTTTCATAGTAACCATGGTCAGCATCGATCAGTGCCTCAGGCTAGTAGCATATAACCGCGGCTTACTTTTGAGGAACATG
The Halichondria panicea chromosome 11, odHalPani1.1, whole genome shotgun sequence DNA segment above includes these coding regions:
- the LOC135344505 gene encoding uncharacterized protein LOC135344505, whose product is MASLQSLAVLVLYTALLMPGLLESPFYSFGRSTVVSAVDNDDSDCVILDAFRNSDYNKFCGCFRGDLGKTCVQGSTGGIPLTTLQCKTNLETLEQVQNFTEFVTCLIVENSPAIGRLSRTMMEAFPSLTGLNIEGSLQSIDSDAFLSNPGLQYVSLNKNSLRTFPSLENLIDLRSISINENQIAEIPEDAFRDTNMIQTVSFENNLITSLTGSVLANKCNLITVDFSHNGITLVEDTVFEGTPIKNMDFAYTEITSIPVTTSIRAHLQDLDVRGSRQLKDIDFFVDEPEFQNQTFPFLKKVELPYHAQCCHLMRGEHKQFVFGFNRAKRAAGSLLQRIGSHLLKKFAGSQSVTKRIIRRSTGAPMYTCLNVTSQQCIDDISAVNVSDSEKVSVISQEEFCNISQLPCLTCVQNVCEINCTNTNATLDSSGMNTTVLCISSPSSIVVDISPTQSSSYSTQMAPVSTLHVTSDTLHVTSTSSSQYGISPSPASTPSCLSRPSISTTIVTCTPSPTPSATPDPPLPCDSNYCTESPDVHVNVRDLCTECKNTRCNLSHVADSFCNAFNRSICDCNTREKRDAVALTRIKRDTETDDNCPEVSVICSNCTAIENLPSDWFKLSNNSQLVCMLQISNDTMSTTTEATTTNSVDPTTQFRCNIRDISILSPFANTTCSPSPDAFNPCVDLLNEDNSLRIAIWFVIIIALLGNLLVIFVFIFYTLIIRRAKMDFFVMHFFYFNLALADFLMCIYLMAIAIEDLLTLGEFSAHDIKWRTEGGCQFAGFVAILSTVVSVYVLTVITLERGYTIINAMHKRKISKGVAAILMVIGWALGFLIAILPVTGEVSDYGSVSICLPFRATSPLDQSYVVFLLAATGLAFIVIALTYIFIFSHIFCKRSSLSRSSTSRRKTEIKVAIRMFVLVFTNFVCWFPIALVGLASVFGDGIVDDINFAKWAIVFIFPINSCLNPILYSLSTKAFRENLILVLSKMKMFEGTAHDIARSRAGITPSTTSDGRSVPGLRSTFIARMRLSISSQGGLMPSGRRDSNLSQISDPEPFRISLLGRRRRSSVMSDSSNDDSLNGRNNIRRGSSGTSLDDTIVNPNFRSSSPVNLTPSENANLRVLRAGNKISVSSLDTLPEENELVMPTTLHESNIIKLNPAYIEEDDTDSGTMPDQIRLEITQDDSQQCPQHQIRADIPHSENDSGHSGNYSNSPSVEEFDAEHHKEIVHKEIDFD
- the LOC135344514 gene encoding calcium and integrin-binding family member 2-like, giving the protein MGQSQSVFEQDQYNQYAQCTYFNQKDILRLYKRFSKLDPGRINPRIADVSTRLTFAQMQSLPELRENPFKDRICQVFSTDGHGIHFEDFLDMFSVLSSHAPWELKAAYAFRIFDYNGDAAICKADIKQIVRNLAGDSVNEDELYEIVSGVMQESDIAKTHRLTYTEFEHVISRAPDFADLFHVTI